The Gammaproteobacteria bacterium DNA segment GATTCATCGACGAAAAGGTCCGCGCCGCAGTCGACAGCAACCTGCAGGCAAAGGGCTTCCGCCCGCAGAAGGAAGGCACACCGGATTTCTATGTCAACTATTACGTCTGGGCGGAGACCAAACTGACCGATGATCCCTACGCTGGCCTGAGGAACTGGTCTCACCGCTTGGAAACCCTGGACACCGCCCGATACCCTGGCTACGAGCACGAACGATCGCTCGCTCCGCGCGAATACGAGGAAGGGACGCTGATCGTGACGGTACTCGACCCCGAGACGGAAAGGGAGATCTGGCGCGGCACAGCCAAGGACCTGGTAAAGCAGTCCGACGTAGAGAAGAAGAGCGGAGAGAAGATCGACAAGGCAGTAAAGGAAATCCTGAAAAATTTTCCGCCGACGAAATGACATCGCAGGCAGTCCGCCTGGAAGGCAAAATGAAGCTCCGGCGCGTCGGGGTCACCCGGTCCGGATTTCACAGACGCAAGGACTCGATGCACCCATGACAGTAACGCTACCCCACCGTCTCCCCCTGGCCGCCATCACGTCGTTCCTTTTCGTGCTACTCCTTGCTGCCGGCGGTGCCCAGGCCGGATCACAGGAGCAGGAAGCCCAGGACCTGATCGACAACAGCCGCACCACGCTGGAAACCGTTCTCGCCAACGAAGACATGACATGGCTCCGAGAGAACATCGGCCGTGCTCGGGGCGTGATCATCTTTCCACATGTCATCAAGGGCGGCTTTATCTTCGGCGGCTCCGGCGGATCAGGCGTGATGCTGGCCAGAAAGGACGACAGCAACGATTGGAGTGATCCCGCCTTTTATACCATCGGTGCGGTGACCTTCGGGCTGCAGATCGGGGCGGATGCCTCGCAGGTCCTGATGCTCGTCATGACCGAAAGGGGACTGGCTTCCCTGCTGACCTCCCAGGCCAATCTGGGCACCGGCCTCAGCATCGCTGCGGGCCCGGTCGGGGCCGGCGCCAAGGCCGCAACGGCCGACATCGTACAGTACAACCTGTCCAAGGGGGCCTTTGGCGGGGTAACGCTGGACGGCGCGGTGATCAAGGTGAGGAACGGCCTGAACAGCGCCTTTTACGGCAGCGACGTCCGTCCCACGGACATCCTGATCACGCGCGAGGCCAGAAACGCCACCGCCAGCGATCTGGTAAAATCGGTCACCGACGCCGCCGCCGGCGAATCGGAAGACGAGTCCGAATAGTCGCCCCCTGCCACCGCTTCTACATCTACATTCTGATATCCGCATCGCTCGCAAGTCGGGCAACCGGCGTTCGCCCCGTTCCCTTGGCCAATCCGGGTATCAGGCTGGTCGAGACACCCCTGGAGTCGATGCAGGTCACAAGGACATGAAGTCCGCGACAAAAATCCTGATCTGGGTACCGATCATCCTCGTCCTGGCGATTGCCGGACTCAATGTCTTCCTGTTGACGGTCGACCTCAATGCCCATCGCGACCGCCTGGAATCCCTGCTCAGCGATACCCTGGGGCGGTCGATCAAGCTGCGTGGTGAAATCGGATTCGAGGCCTCTCTGATCCCCAGTATATCGCTTCAGGACGTGGTCATCGGCAACCCCCCATGGGCTTCCCGGCCCAACTTCGCGACGGCGGACGAGATAACCCTGCAGATGGCGCTCATGCCGTTGTTCGATCGACGAATCGAGATTGCCCGCATCGGCCTGCGCCGGGCGGACATTCTGTTCGAACGAGGCCCGCACGAC contains these protein-coding regions:
- a CDS encoding DUF4136 domain-containing protein codes for the protein MLATTRPTMLLAVLCLVQACANTIESEIDYNPKTDFSGLKTFAWLPEDSRGGNSEEATYRFIDEKVRAAVDSNLQAKGFRPQKEGTPDFYVNYYVWAETKLTDDPYAGLRNWSHRLETLDTARYPGYEHERSLAPREYEEGTLIVTVLDPETEREIWRGTAKDLVKQSDVEKKSGEKIDKAVKEILKNFPPTK
- a CDS encoding lipid-binding SYLF domain-containing protein, coding for MTVTLPHRLPLAAITSFLFVLLLAAGGAQAGSQEQEAQDLIDNSRTTLETVLANEDMTWLRENIGRARGVIIFPHVIKGGFIFGGSGGSGVMLARKDDSNDWSDPAFYTIGAVTFGLQIGADASQVLMLVMTERGLASLLTSQANLGTGLSIAAGPVGAGAKAATADIVQYNLSKGAFGGVTLDGAVIKVRNGLNSAFYGSDVRPTDILITREARNATASDLVKSVTDAAAGESEDESE